The following coding sequences lie in one Lolium perenne isolate Kyuss_39 chromosome 2, Kyuss_2.0, whole genome shotgun sequence genomic window:
- the LOC127322875 gene encoding uncharacterized protein: MAIGTLHSPRLTGRPLAGRHAAARCKCSAAPLFAKRLPLVVAFPRSGASCSAVQESSAAAAAASTSVTEKKDADGEKKEAAAEAKPAAKPAAAKPKKAPPKPLPEMMQEEIIPPLKTALEAEEDVSQVVLSFQNNTLEGSFVKEDIPYYFWAFFPQGNLTGPKGFAMTSYSMEVSTIEPFLIDEKKVTPEYVVFWVYKRLAGQGILPVWKEEDLSPAE; the protein is encoded by the exons ATGGCGATCGGGACTCTTCACTCGCCGAGGCTGACTGGCCGGCCGCTCGCGGGCCGGCACGCGGCGGCGAGGTGCAAGTGCTCCGCCGCCCCGCTCTTCGCGAAGCGGCTGCCGCTCGTCGTCGCCTTCCCTCGCTCCGGCGCGTCCTGCTCCGCCGTGCAGGAGTcatccgccgccgctgccgccgcctccacctcag TTACTGAGAAGAAGGATGCGGACGGTGAGAAGAAGGAAGCCGCCGCGGAGGCGAAGCCAGCAGCCAAGCCCGCAGCGGCCAAGCCGAAGAAGGCACCGCCCAAGCCGCTGCCGGAGATGATGCAGGAGGAGATCATCCCTCCTCTCAAGACTGCGCTCGAGGCCGAGGAGGACGTGTCCCAAGTCGTGCTGTCCTTCCAAAACAACACG TTGGAAGGTTCCTTCGTAAAGGAAGACATCCCCTATTATTTCTGGGCCTTCTTTCCACAGGGAAACCTGACAG GACCTAAGGGCTTCGCGATGACGTCATACTCCATGGAGGTGAGCACCATCGAGCCCTTCCTGATCGACGAGAAGAAGGTCACTCCCGAGTACGTGGTGTTCTGGGTTTACAAGAGGCTGGCTGGCCAGGGGATCCTCCCGGTCTGGAAGGAAGAGGACCTGAGCCCAGCAGAGTAG